Sequence from the Rhabdothermincola salaria genome:
CCCCGCGTGTTCGCGGTGTCCATCGTCGGCGCGGCCATCTACGCCGGGGCCGCGGTGGCCACGACCGTCGTGCTGGGACGCATCACCAACGAGGTGATCGTGCCCTCGTTCGCCGACGGTCGGGTCGAGGGCAGTGCCGTGCTCGGGGCGGCCGGCGTGCTGCTCGCCGTCGGGTTCCTGCGGGCCCTCACCATCATCCTGCGGCGCTACTTCGCCGCCCTGCTCACCTTCCGGAACCAGCGGGCGTGGCGCAAGCGGCTGAGCCGGGTGTACCTCGAAGCCCCCTTGCGCTTCCACAAGGACACCCCCACCGGGCGGCTGCTGGCCCACGCCGACAACGACATCATCGCCGCCACCGAGGTCCTCAACCCCCTGCCGTTCTCCATCGGGGTGGTCACCCTGGTGGTGTTCGCCATCGCCAGCCTGGCCACCGTCGACTGGATGCTGATGCTGGTGGCGGTGCTGTTGTTCCCCGCCCTGGCCATCGTGAACCGCCTCTACACCGCTCGGGTGGAGGTGCCCGTCGGCGAGGTGCAGCGCCAGGTGGGCCACGTCAGCCGCATCGCCCACGAGAGCTTCGACGGCGCTCTCGTCGTCAAGACGCTCGGTCGCGCCGATGCCGAGGTCGAACGCCTCGACCGGGCCGCCGACCAGCTGCGCCGGGCCCGCCTCGACGTGGGGCGGGTGCGGGCCACCTTCGAACCGGTCATCGACGCCCTCCCCAACCTGGGCATCGTCGTGTTGCTGGTCATCGGCGCCTGGCAGGTCTCGCTCGGCCGGCTCGACACCGGGCAGGTGGTGCAGGCGGTGGCGCTGTTCGGGCTGCTGGCCTTCCCCATGCGGGTCTTCGGGTTCTTCCTCCAGGAGCTGCCGAGGGCGGTCGTCACCAGCGAGCGCCTCGACCTGGTGGTCGCCACCCCGTCCGAGCCGGCGCCCGAGCCCGGCACCGCGGTCCCGCTGCCCGATGGGCCGCTGGCGGTCGCCCTCGAGGAGGTCTCCTTCGCCCACGGCAGCGGCGCCGGTTCCGTCGACGGCCCGGACGACGCCCCCGACCGGCTGGACCCGGTGCTCGACGGCGTCACCATGCACGTCGACCACGGCGAGGTGGTGGCCCTCGTCGGGGCCACCGGCGCAGGCAAGTCCACCCTGTGCGAGCTGCTGCCGCGCCTCCTCGACCCCGACACGGGCACCGTGCGTCTGGGCGGGGTCGACCTGCGAGAGGCCGACCCGGTCGCCGTGCGCGCCGCCGTGGCCCTGGTGTTCCAGGAGACCTTCCTCTTCGCCGACACCGTCCGCGAGAACGTCACCCTCGGATCCGAGGTGGACGACGACGAGCTGGAGGCCGCGGCCGCGGTCGCCCACGCCGATGACTTCGTGGCCCGCCTGCCCCAGGGTTGGGACACCGTCCTGGGGGAGCGGGGCGTGACCCTCTCCGGCGGGCAGCGCCAACGGCTGGCCCTCACTCGGGCCCTGCTGCGCCGGCCCCGTGTCCTGGTGCTCGACGACGCCACCAGCGCGGTCGACCCGACCATCGAGGCGGCCATCCTCCGGGCCCTGCGGGCCACGCTGGCGTGCAGCACCCTGGTGGTGGCCCATCGTCTCTCGACCATCGAGCTGGCCGACCGGGTGGTGCACCTGGCCGACGGGCGGGTGGTGGGCTCGGGCTCCCACGCCGAGCTCCTGGCCGGCGATCCCGTCTATGCCCGCCTGGTGCGGGCCTACGCCGACGGGATGACGTCGTGACCGTCGCCCCGCCGGACCCGGGTTCCCGGTCCGAGGACGACGGGCCCGGCCCCGGTGCCGATCCGGCGGGGGTCGACGGCCACGCCGAGCTGCTCGCCCTCGAGCACGCCGAGGCCTTCGACGACCCCGCGGCGCGGGCCCGAGCCGACCGGGACGAGGGGGCGGCCACTCCCGAGGTGGCGCCCACCGGGGTCATGGGGGCCGGCGCCATCGCCGTGCTGCGGCGCGGCCTGGCCGAGAGCCCGGAGCTGCGACGGGGGCTCAAGCTCACCGTGCTGTTCGCCGTGCTCAGCGCGGTGGGTCGCCTCACCGTACCCGTGCTCGTACAACAGGTGGTCGACAAGGGGCTGCTGGCCGACGAGGGGTTCCGCCCGGGCCTGGTCTTCACCATCTGCGGCATCGGCGCGGCGATCATCGTGGGCGTCGCCGTGTTGAGCCGGTTCACCTACCTGCGCCTGGTGTCGGCCGCCGAGGCCATGTTGCGGGTCCTGCGGGTGCGGGCCTTCGCCCACGTCCATCGGCTCTCGGCCGCCGATCACGACGAGACCAAGCGGGGCGAGCTCACGTCGCGGGTCACCAGCGACATCGAGACCATCGCCCGCTTCGCCCAGTACGGGGCGGTGGCCTGGATCGTGAACTCCGTCGTCATCACCGGGACGCTGCTGGTGATGGCGGTGTACGCCTGGCAGCTGGCGCTGATCACCGTGGTGGTGGCGGCGCCGCTGGTTCCCACGTTCCGCTTCATGCAGCGCCGTCAGCTCGTCGCCTACGGCAAGGTGCGCGAGCGGGTGAGCGAGACGATGGGCGAGGTGTCCGAGGCGGTGCAGGGCGCCGCCCCGGTGCGGGCCTACGGCCTACGGCGCCGGGCGCTCACCCGCCTCGACGACGCCATCGACCGCCAGTACCGCGCCGAGATCGGCGCCGCCCGCTGGTTCGCCCTCATCTTCCCGCTGGGCGACGCCTTCGGGG
This genomic interval carries:
- a CDS encoding ABC transporter ATP-binding protein, with product MTASTSAEPTRGVVGRGARLLARYVRAQPRVFAVSIVGAAIYAGAAVATTVVLGRITNEVIVPSFADGRVEGSAVLGAAGVLLAVGFLRALTIILRRYFAALLTFRNQRAWRKRLSRVYLEAPLRFHKDTPTGRLLAHADNDIIAATEVLNPLPFSIGVVTLVVFAIASLATVDWMLMLVAVLLFPALAIVNRLYTARVEVPVGEVQRQVGHVSRIAHESFDGALVVKTLGRADAEVERLDRAADQLRRARLDVGRVRATFEPVIDALPNLGIVVLLVIGAWQVSLGRLDTGQVVQAVALFGLLAFPMRVFGFFLQELPRAVVTSERLDLVVATPSEPAPEPGTAVPLPDGPLAVALEEVSFAHGSGAGSVDGPDDAPDRLDPVLDGVTMHVDHGEVVALVGATGAGKSTLCELLPRLLDPDTGTVRLGGVDLREADPVAVRAAVALVFQETFLFADTVRENVTLGSEVDDDELEAAAAVAHADDFVARLPQGWDTVLGERGVTLSGGQRQRLALTRALLRRPRVLVLDDATSAVDPTIEAAILRALRATLACSTLVVAHRLSTIELADRVVHLADGRVVGSGSHAELLAGDPVYARLVRAYADGMTS